One genomic window of Limanda limanda chromosome 16, fLimLim1.1, whole genome shotgun sequence includes the following:
- the LOC133021265 gene encoding olfactory receptor 4B13-like — translation MENGTNSFYFKFTMFVNIGSYSYVAFVFSLLLYNFIVSANLVIILVISRERSLHEPMYMFIAVLSVNSLYGSTGFFPRFLMDLVSDSHLISRPACFTQIYVIYTYAGCEMTILGIMAYDRYVAVCQPLHYHRQMTSRIVFNLMVIACFFPNLFVTAIISLTAKLPLCGNEIQKVYCATWNVVKLSCVPTSVNNTVGMLLTISIVFLPLFFVLYTYLRIVVVCWKKSAEFKGKVLQSCLPHIVSFLIYSIAGFCDIALSRYDPDELNPFVAVILSLEFVVIPPVLNPLVYGLKLPEIRRHIVRMIPWYKRKSVKTTPQLVS, via the coding sequence ATGGAAAACGGCACGAATTCCTTTTACTTCAAGTTTACCATGTTTGTGAACATCGGAAGCTACTCCTATGTTGCCTTTGTCTTTTCCCTCCTGCTCTACAACTTCATCGTCTCTGCCAATCTGGTCATAATACTGGTGATCTCACGTGAGAGGTCGCTGCACGAGCCCATGTACATGTTCATTGCCGTGTTGTCTGTCAACTCTCTGTACGGCTCCACTGGTTTTTTCCCCAGATTCCTCATGGATCTCGTGTCTGACTCTCACTTGATCTCACGTCCAGCCTGTTTCACTCAGATTTATGTTATTTACACGTACGCTGGCTGTGAGATGACCATTCTGGGCATCATGGCTTATGACAGATACGTCGCTGTTTGTCAGCCTTTGCATTATCACAGACAAATGACTTCTAGAATAGTTTTTAACTTGATGGTAATTGCTTGTTTTTTCCCAAATTTGTTCGTCACAGCGATCATCTCTCTGACCGCCAAGCTCCCTCTTTGTGGTAATGAGATACAAAAAGTGTATTGTGCCACCTGGAATGTTGTGAAATTATCATGTGTCCCCACCTCAGTCAACAACACCGTAGGTATGCTTTTAACAATAAGCATagttttccttcctcttttctttgtgctcTACACCTATTTACGAATTGTGGTTGTTTGCTGGAAGAAATCTGCAGAATTCAAAGGGAAAGTATTACAGAGCTGTCTGCCACACATAGTTTCATTTCTGATTTACTCCATCGCAGGGTTTTGTGACATCGCCCTGAGCCGGTATGATCCCGATGAGCTCAACCCATTCGTGGCTGTGATTCTGTCGCTGGAATTTGTCGTCATTCCTCCAGTTCTGAATCCTCTTGTGTACGGGCTGAAGTTACCAGAGATCAGACGACACATTGTACGGATGATACCATGGTATAAGCGAAAATCTGTTAAAACCACACCACAGCTTGTTTCATGA